Proteins encoded within one genomic window of Xiphophorus maculatus strain JP 163 A chromosome 11, X_maculatus-5.0-male, whole genome shotgun sequence:
- the LOC102230921 gene encoding transcriptional activator protein Pur-alpha-like yields the protein MADRDSGSEQGGAATGPGFGSMHLAAGGAGSASGLQHETQELASKRVDIQNKRFYLDVKQNAKGRFLKIAEVGAGGNKSRLTLSMSVAVEFRDYLGDFIEHYAQLGPSNPGMVQDEPRRALKSEFLVRENRKYYMDLKENQRGRFLRIRQTVNRGPGLGSTQGQTIALPAQGLIEFRDALAKLIDDYGVEDEPAELPEGSSLTVDNKRFFFDVGSNKYGVFMRVSEVKPTYRNSITVPYKVWSKFGNTFCKYAEDMKKIQEKQREKRACELQQQEEMQADDGDED from the coding sequence ATGGCGGACAGAGACAGTGGAAGTGAGCAGGGAGGAGCGGCCACGGGCCCAGGCTTCGGCTCCATGCACCTAGCGGCAGGAGGGGCGGGCTCGGCTTCCGGGCTCCAGCATGAGACGCAGGAGCTGGCGTCAAAGCGGGTCGACATCCAGAACAAGCGCTTCTATTTGGACGTTAAGCAGAACGCGAAGGGCCGCTTCTTGAAGATAGCCGAAGTCGGGGCCGGCGGAAACAAGAGCCGCCTCACTCTCTCCATGTCCGTGGCGGTCGAGTTCCGAGACTACTTGGGGGACTTCATCGAGCACTACGCCCAGCTGGGACCGAGCAACCCTGGGATGGTACAGGACGAGCCCAGGCGGGCGCTGAAAAGTGAGTTCCTGGTCCGGGAGAATCGGAAATACTATATGGATCTGAAAGAGAACCAGAGAGGACGGTTTCTGCGGATCAGACAGACCGTTAACCGGGGGCCCGGGTTGGGATCGACGCAAGGCCAGACGATCGCTCTGCCCGCGCAGGGACTTATTGAGTTTCGCGACGCTCTGGCTAAACTTATTGACGATTACGGCGTAGAGGACGAGCCCGCGGAACTGCCGGAGGGGTCGTCGTTGACTGTGGACAACAAGCGGTTTTTCTTCGACGTCGGCTCCAATAAGTACGGCGTGTTTATGAGGGTGAGCGAGGTGAAGCCCACCTACCGCAACTCTATCACGGTGCCCTACAAAGTGTGGTCCAAATTCGGGAATACCTTCTGTAAATACGCCGAGGATATGAAGAAGATCCAGGAGAAGCAGCGGGAGAAGAGGGCATGCGAGCTGCAGCAACAAGAGGAGATGCAGGCGGACGATGGGGACGAGGATTGA
- the LOC102218800 gene encoding SH2 domain-containing protein 4A-like, translating into MLQQILKDMYIDPDVLEALNEDQKKTLFLKMREEQVRRWKEHEEKLEREGGAAQSKGTKPRNANSKSVSWLLGRDGDVSVLVIGEVDELTSKFINSAAVDKKSPPSLQNSTHHQTTLKSIMVTQEVKSECQHIPQKTQAEVSLNLKEKREETSTLRPLPLQEQASGPTEVKPVSQAPLSSRPPTRSNAIIVRPAFSNPTPGCINARADLGNLRLASSTPSSSSAVQLESTSASTAKGSVCSEKPQKAQDSQAGKDIGALGKFQRADSAEAGKALTATACTGRGRVAHLMKNFSVDNPGLAPSHGLKPPLPTKPDHLRLTTTPSVR; encoded by the exons ATGCTGCAGCAAATTTTAAAGGACATGTACATCGACCCCGACGTTCTGGAAGCTCTGAACGAGGATCAGAAAAAGACGCTTTTCTTGAAGATGCGCGAGGAGCAGGTCCGACGCTGGAAAGAGCACGAGGAGAAGCTGGAGAGGGAGGGAGGCGCTGCCCAGTCGAAGGGGACAAAACCAAGAAACG CCAACAGTAAGAGTGTGAGCTGGCTGCTCGGCCGGGATGGAGACGTTTCAGTCCTTGTAATCGGAGAAGTGGATGAACTGACCTCCAAATTCATCAACTCTGCAGCCGTAGACAAGAAGTCACCACCAAGTCTTCAGAACAGCACGCA CCACCAAACTACCTTGAAGAGCATCATGGTCACACAAGAGGTCAAAAGTGAGTGTCAGCACATCCCTCAGAAAACACAAGCAGAAGTCTCCTTGAACTTAAAG GAGAAACGTGAGGAAACCAGCACTTTACGCCCTCTGCCG CTCCAGGAACAGGCGTCCGGTCCGACGGAGGTGAAGCCCGTCTCCCAGGCGCCCCTGAGCTCCAGGCCACCCACGAGAAGCAACGCCATCATCGTCAGACCGGCTTTTTCAAACCCCACGCCGGGCTGCATCAACGCCAGGGCCGACCTCGGAAATCTCAGACTGGCATCCTCTACGCCATCCTCCAGCAGCGCTGTCCAATTAGAGTCCACATCAGCATCCACCGCTAAAGGCAGCGTGTGCTCTGAGAAGCCCCAGAAGGCCCAAGATTCACAGGCTGGGAAAG ataTTGGCGCATTGGGAAAGTTTCAGAGGGCTGACTCAGCAGAGGCCGGGAAAGCATTGACTGCAACAGCTTGCACAGGGCGCGGCCGGGTGGCTCATCTGATGAAAAACTTCAGTGTTGACAACCCGGGACTGGCCCCGTCCCACGGCCTTAAGCCACCCCTTCCCACAAAGCCTGACCACTTGCGCCTAACAACCACACCCTCCGTCAGGTAA